The Clostridium botulinum BKT015925 genome includes the window ATTTAGAAGATTCTATGTTAGGTGATAAAGCATTCCTAAATGAATTCCAAAATAAATGTAAAAATGATGGACTATTCGCATTCTGTGATGATAGCAAGAAAGTAGTTGCTTACGCAGATGTAATAGAAGACTTCTTACAAAATAAAGATAACTTCAATTTAGAAAAATATATAAAGAATGACAAAACACCTAGTATTAAAGTAGATAAAATTGAACAGGTTAAAGTAGATGAAAAAACTGATAACAAACCTGTTATTAAACCAGATACTAAACCCGTTCAAAAGGAAGAAGCTAAGCAAGATACTAATAAAATTAATATACAAAAACTAAAACAACAGATTAAAACTCCTGAAGACTTAGAAAAATTCTTGAATGAAGATAGTCGTTTTAATCAATTGAAGACTCCTGTTGGAACTTTTCGTTTTACTACAGAAGTTCATGTAAATTTTGATAAAGATATTAATTCATATCCATATGATTTTGGAATTTCAACAAGATGGAATGATGAAAAAATTAGTGTAGTTAATATCGCTAAGCATACGATATGCACTAAACAACAAGCTAGAAATATTGATAAACTTTTACAAGACTATCAAACTAAAATAGCAAATTTATCTATGAAGTTATTTCCTAATAAAAAAATTAGAGGTCGCTTCGTTAGTGAAAATAAAATAGAAATAAACAAAATTGATACTCATCCTAGCGAAATTGTATTTGATTATTGGACTAATTATGAAGACGATGGATCTTTTGGATATACACAAACAGATATAAGTAAATTTCATTTTGAAAAATTCGGAAATTCATTCTGGTTCAGTTATGTACCTTGGGGACTTTACAAAGATTAATCAAATAATATTTTACCATCCTTAGTAAATGTAATTTGTCTACCCGACATATGATGTATTTCTAATTGCCCTCCGCCTGTTTTAATACATGCAAGGGCTTTTAATGCGTCTGTTTGCGTAGTGTCCCAAAAATCTATTTGTGCATTTGAATCATTGTTCACATATATTTGAACTCTCTTTTTATCATGTGTCTCATTAAATTCACCCATATTTGCATACCATACTTGACAACCGCCTGGAGTTTCTTCTTTACTTACATTTCCAATGAACATTTGAGGTCTTCCTCTTTTATCCCCCATTTGAATATAGCTTCCATACTCTCCATTACCACTGTATAATGCTAATCTTGGGTTCTTTACATCTTCACCAAAAACCATTTGTGAGATTCCTTGTCTTTCCATAGGATTTTTATTTGTATCAGCTGTTAATGTTATACTTGGGTCTCCTTTGGTATTAAATAATTTTACTACTCCCGCTGACTGACCTCCATTCTCATTATCTTTTGCTGAAATAAGCACATTTTTTTTGTTATTAGTACCAAATAACTCCATAGTTCCTGCGTCATCGAATCTCTTAATTCCCAAAAATACACGTTGTTTTTTTTCTACTTGGTTAAATAATCTAATATGTCCCCCCTCATATCTATCATTTTTTATAGCGCCTAATAATACATTAATCGAATCTTTTTCTTGCCCATTTATTCTAATAGTACCACCATTATCATTACCTAATAGTGATATAATTTCATTTTCTTTATTATTATTTATAATAATCTTACCACTCTTGTCATTCCCAAGTAGCGAAACTATATTTTTTGTATCCTTATTTTTTATATTTATTATACCAGTATCTTCGTTTTTAAGAATTCCTAGTTCTAACCTTTCTCTACTATTATCATTTTCAGTGATAAATCCTTTTGATACTTTATCAGCATTAATACCACTGAAAATTTTCATAAATCCACCGCTATATTTATTGCTAGGAGGCGATCCAAGAAATACATTGGTGTTTCCATTCCAATCATTAACTAGTAATTTGCCACCCTTTTCCTTGTCCTTATATGCATCCAATAGAATAACTCTATTCTCTTCAGGCTCTAAGTCCCATTTATTTTTTGCTTTCCATTGTTCCAAATGTCTTGTTACCCTTAATCTACCATCGAGTCGCATATCACCATTTTCATCACAGTATATAGCATCTTGTCCATTTTCATTAACTATTTTGATTTTACCATTATCTACAGCCAATCCTTTATCATTTAACTCGGTGTTTGTATTAATTACATGAAATGACTTAGCGTATATTTCTCCATCCATATCTAGCCACAATAAATCTCTCCAATCAGATACTTTGTCATCTCTCTTTTGTATCTTAAATCCAATTTCAGGGTTCATATAAATTCTATTTAATAAGTTTTTTCTTAACAAAGACAAATCCATATTGATAGCTTTCATATGGTTACCATCAACTAAGAATGAACTTTCTCCTTTATCATTCATGTTGGTTATTATTAATTTGTTTGAACCTATTACTTTGCCGTATAAAGCAGGAGCACAAATTCCTTGTGGATTTATTGCCACTGAACAACTATTCCAACCGTCTTGAGTGAAAGCCAAGGTGTTATTAACGAGTCTTAATTGCTCATTATCATCAAACATATCTTTCATTTGTATCCCGCGTTCATCAATTTTTATATTTTGATTCCTAGCACTTAATACTCTATTTTTTGAGCTATCTAAGGCATCATTCATAATTTTAGATATTAAGTCAGTATTTTTACCACTTAAATCCCACTTATGCTTAAACATATCAATAGTATTATTTGCATCATTAGCCATTTTAGCAATATCACTTATATACTTAATATCATCATCTAGTTCTTTTTTATTTGATATGGTTAATTGTAAGTCACCTTTATCTATTCCATGTGATATCTTTACTATTTTAGCTTCAACATATAAATCAAAGTCATCATAATAGATATTAACAATATCACCTATATTAACTTTATCCCAGTCTTTTTGACACTCTACTATGTTAAGGAAATCAACCATTTCTATTTCAAATTTTATTGAAGGTTTGCTTAATTTCTTTGATGCTTTCAATCCTGCTTCATATAATTCATTGGCATTGTCATAGTTTTTATTTTCCCATACTCCTTCTTTAACAAAGTTATCAAGTACATTTAATTGTGTCTTTGTAAAATTATTTTCTTTAGCTAGTTTCTTTCTTAATGTTTCTATATCTTTTTTCCTATTATCAATATCCGCCTCTACGGATTTTAATTCTTTTTCTTTATCCTTTATTTGTTTATCAACTTCTTCAATTTTCTTGTTATATTCAGTTAAATCAAATGCATGTATATCAGAAAAATCTATATCTATTCCATCTTCAGTATGTACTCCGTCCCCTGTACTTTCAGAATACTTTACATGATGAGTTTTGTGTTGTATCTCAACATCCTTTATATCTTCCTTCTGAGTTTTTTTCATATTTAAATCTACAATTTGATTGCCAATTTCTATTACTTTTTCTTCAAATGTTTTCAACTCTTGAAGATAATTATAAAACTTAGGATATTCATTTTTTAATACTTGATCGTACTTATCTAAAGCATCTAGTAAATCATAACTCATGTATTTAGGATTCCTA containing:
- a CDS encoding phage tail protein, whose product is MSKIYFDGKLITKEESDKLLNLGYIDLDKDNAREGLEIILCKPNGEELAILDEAYNVIINQYINAVDELEFDLPFYINSQYEQIKNYNWDETHDHLFLKVNNKIMFVINSVSDIASEFNTKHIHAYSREFLLTKRYLPKLQGTRQLYKDGHETTVCSIKYSLDGNTWNNYSNTFEIQKGKNVFIKLYDNFGNLLNEYVWNSGDEYKQFEGLHITHEVSDVFNKKINVEMKIVSETGEGLLNLLEQETSWTIGYIDPEVREDRSKGQNHRKYKTFDIKNGVWLEIIYKKITDLFQCIVDVDTINQKFNIYSINNFCRNKGLYISKENYLKQIKKETINDEVITRLRVYGNKNLSIASVNPLGTEYIEDYSYYRNPKYMSYDLLDALDKYDQVLKNEYPKFYNYLQELKTFEEKVIEIGNQIVDLNMKKTQKEDIKDVEIQHKTHHVKYSESTGDGVHTEDGIDIDFSDIHAFDLTEYNKKIEEVDKQIKDKEKELKSVEADIDNRKKDIETLRKKLAKENNFTKTQLNVLDNFVKEGVWENKNYDNANELYEAGLKASKKLSKPSIKFEIEMVDFLNIVECQKDWDKVNIGDIVNIYYDDFDLYVEAKIVKISHGIDKGDLQLTISNKKELDDDIKYISDIAKMANDANNTIDMFKHKWDLSGKNTDLISKIMNDALDSSKNRVLSARNQNIKIDERGIQMKDMFDDNEQLRLVNNTLAFTQDGWNSCSVAINPQGICAPALYGKVIGSNKLIITNMNDKGESSFLVDGNHMKAINMDLSLLRKNLLNRIYMNPEIGFKIQKRDDKVSDWRDLLWLDMDGEIYAKSFHVINTNTELNDKGLAVDNGKIKIVNENGQDAIYCDENGDMRLDGRLRVTRHLEQWKAKNKWDLEPEENRVILLDAYKDKEKGGKLLVNDWNGNTNVFLGSPPSNKYSGGFMKIFSGINADKVSKGFITENDNSRERLELGILKNEDTGIINIKNKDTKNIVSLLGNDKSGKIIINNNKENEIISLLGNDNGGTIRINGQEKDSINVLLGAIKNDRYEGGHIRLFNQVEKKQRVFLGIKRFDDAGTMELFGTNNKKNVLISAKDNENGGQSAGVVKLFNTKGDPSITLTADTNKNPMERQGISQMVFGEDVKNPRLALYSGNGEYGSYIQMGDKRGRPQMFIGNVSKEETPGGCQVWYANMGEFNETHDKKRVQIYVNNDSNAQIDFWDTTQTDALKALACIKTGGGQLEIHHMSGRQITFTKDGKILFD